The following coding sequences are from one Anaerolineales bacterium window:
- the wecB gene encoding UDP-N-acetylglucosamine 2-epimerase (non-hydrolyzing), with translation MTRRKVLCIVGTRPEAIKMAPVIRELARRGEEFQPRVCATAQHREMLDQVLRLFDIRPDHDLNLMRENQTLAQITAAVFAGLDPVVRQESPEWILVQGDTTTVLAAGLIAFYHHIRLGHVEAGLRSGRKYQPFPEEINRRVVGVVADAHFAPTEQAKQNLLREGVPEESIYVTGNPVIDALHFVADKPFDIARSQLAGLPAQKRWVLVTAHRRENFGAALERICEALRELSQRYAGAVHWIYPVHMNPNVAGPVRRMLGRNEDVSLLPPLDYLPLIHLLKRCELVLTDSGGLQEEAPGLGKPVLVFREVTERPEGIRAGTVRLVGSDTARIVEETSRLLDDRTEYDRMAKAVQPYGDGRAARRIADILEETA, from the coding sequence ATGACCCGCCGCAAGGTCTTGTGCATCGTCGGCACGCGGCCGGAGGCGATTAAGATGGCGCCGGTCATCCGCGAGCTGGCCCGGCGCGGGGAAGAATTCCAGCCGCGGGTCTGCGCCACCGCCCAGCACCGCGAGATGCTGGACCAAGTCCTGCGCCTGTTCGACATCCGCCCCGACCACGACCTCAACCTGATGCGGGAAAACCAAACCCTGGCGCAAATCACCGCCGCGGTGTTCGCCGGCCTGGATCCGGTTGTCCGCCAGGAATCGCCGGAATGGATCCTCGTCCAGGGCGACACCACAACCGTGCTCGCGGCGGGCTTGATCGCCTTCTACCACCACATCCGCCTGGGGCACGTGGAAGCGGGTTTGCGCAGCGGCCGGAAATACCAGCCGTTCCCCGAGGAAATCAACCGGCGGGTGGTGGGGGTTGTGGCGGACGCGCACTTCGCCCCGACCGAACAAGCCAAACAGAACCTTCTGCGGGAGGGAGTGCCGGAGGAGTCGATCTATGTCACCGGAAATCCCGTCATCGACGCCCTGCATTTCGTCGCCGACAAGCCTTTCGATATCGCCCGGAGTCAGCTGGCCGGCCTTCCGGCGCAAAAGCGCTGGGTCTTGGTCACCGCCCACCGCCGGGAAAATTTCGGCGCGGCGCTGGAGCGGATTTGCGAAGCGCTGCGGGAACTGTCCCAGCGGTACGCCGGGGCGGTGCATTGGATTTATCCGGTGCATATGAATCCGAACGTCGCCGGTCCCGTCCGGAGGATGCTCGGCCGGAACGAGGACGTATCCCTGCTGCCTCCGCTGGACTACCTGCCGCTGATCCACCTGCTCAAGCGCTGCGAACTGGTGTTGACCGATTCCGGCGGATTGCAGGAGGAGGCGCCGGGATTGGGGAAACCGGTCCTGGTGTTCCGCGAAGTCACCGAGCGGCCGGAGGGAATCCGCGCCGGAACGGTCCGCCTGGTGGGATCGGACACCGCGCGGATCGTAGAGGAGACGTCGAGACTGCTCGACGACCGAACGGAGTATGACCGCATGGCGAAAGCCGTTCAACCGTACGGCGACGGCCGCGCTGCCCGGCGGATCGCCGACATCTTGGAGGAAACCGCATGA
- a CDS encoding glycosyltransferase family 4 protein, whose protein sequence is MRVCLTPRVGGGGPASFQGRLREEFRRRGVETTFDPRERPLDAVLVFAGTKDLLALARCARDGIPIVQRLNGINWLHRILPRPPLHRLRAELLNLQLRLIRSRYAGRIVYQSEFARCLWEGRFGPALAPARVIHNGIPLEEYPPRRESHDGTLLVAEANLDFHKPAREILREVQRSMIHSGMLSRLSIFTRIAPAWRREWAVFDPRPETPGMRPRAEVMVRQKRAALFLTMDLNPSCPNAVIEALAAGLPVIGFETGSVGELVGTGGETAVYEGDPWKLEVPRNLEALAAAGRRVLEAWGEYSRRARSQAERKFDIRRIALAYLEALAG, encoded by the coding sequence ATGCGCGTCTGCCTGACCCCGCGGGTCGGGGGAGGCGGGCCGGCGTCGTTTCAAGGCCGCCTGCGGGAGGAGTTCCGGCGCCGGGGGGTGGAAACGACGTTCGACCCGCGCGAGCGCCCCCTGGATGCGGTGCTGGTGTTCGCCGGGACGAAGGACCTGCTGGCTTTGGCGCGGTGCGCCCGCGACGGAATCCCGATCGTCCAGCGGTTGAACGGAATCAATTGGCTGCATCGAATTCTTCCGCGCCCGCCGCTGCACCGCCTGCGCGCCGAACTGCTCAACCTCCAATTGCGCCTGATCCGGTCGCGCTACGCCGGGCGGATCGTCTACCAAAGCGAGTTCGCGCGTTGCCTGTGGGAAGGACGCTTCGGTCCGGCGCTGGCGCCGGCGCGCGTGATCCACAATGGAATTCCGCTGGAGGAGTATCCCCCGCGGCGGGAAAGCCACGACGGGACCCTGCTGGTGGCGGAAGCCAACCTGGATTTCCACAAACCGGCGCGGGAAATACTGCGCGAGGTCCAGCGGTCGATGATCCACAGCGGGATGCTCAGCCGGCTGAGCATCTTCACGCGCATCGCACCGGCCTGGAGGCGCGAATGGGCCGTCTTCGATCCGCGGCCCGAAACTCCCGGAATGCGGCCGCGGGCGGAGGTGATGGTGCGGCAGAAGCGGGCGGCCTTGTTCCTCACGATGGATCTCAATCCCTCCTGTCCGAACGCCGTCATCGAAGCCCTCGCGGCCGGCCTGCCGGTGATCGGCTTCGAGACCGGCAGCGTGGGCGAGCTGGTGGGGACGGGGGGCGAAACGGCCGTCTACGAAGGAGACCCGTGGAAACTGGAGGTCCCGCGCAATTTGGAGGCGCTGGCCGCCGCCGGGCGGCGCGTGCTGGAGGCGTGGGGCGAATACTCGCGCCGGGCGCGCTCACAGGCCGAGCGGAAATTCGACATCCGCCGGATCGCCCTGGCGTATTTGGAGGCGCTGGCCGGATAA
- a CDS encoding nucleotide sugar dehydrogenase has product MYVKFSKICVLGLGYIGLPTAGTFATCGVKVVGVDVNPAVVETLQNGGLHIQEPGLRTIVQAAFQSGNLVIQPQPSEADAFIIAVPTPIHEDKTADLSCVASAAESIRPHLRRGNLVVLESTSPPRTTQDVVRPILEKTGLAAGRDFLLAYSPERVLPGQILRELIENARVIGGIDRGSAEAGRDLYALFVRGEIILTDAATAETVKLMENTFRDVNIALANEFLRLAERSGVDVWEAIAAANRHPRVNILQPGPGVGGHCISVDPWFLVEAAPEQTPLIRTAREVNDSQPAFVVDYLEQAVGGLSGCKVAVLGLTYKPDVDDVRESPSLEVVRLLDRRGGRVSVYDPLAPSVPLSGERARSAAEAADQADALLLLVAHRELRHLAPEELRGRIKRRLAVDCQHAWDRTRWETAGFDFRALGDGHRQPKVP; this is encoded by the coding sequence ACGTCAATCCGGCGGTCGTCGAAACCCTGCAAAACGGCGGTTTGCACATTCAGGAGCCGGGTCTGCGGACCATCGTCCAGGCGGCTTTCCAATCCGGCAACCTTGTCATCCAACCGCAACCCTCCGAGGCCGACGCCTTCATCATCGCCGTGCCGACGCCGATCCATGAGGACAAAACGGCCGATCTCTCCTGCGTCGCCTCCGCCGCCGAATCGATCCGGCCGCATCTGCGCAGGGGGAATTTGGTAGTCCTCGAATCCACTTCGCCGCCGCGCACCACCCAGGACGTCGTCCGGCCGATTCTCGAAAAGACCGGCTTGGCCGCCGGGCGGGATTTTCTGTTGGCTTATTCGCCGGAGCGGGTTCTGCCGGGGCAGATCCTGCGCGAACTGATCGAAAACGCGCGCGTGATCGGCGGGATCGACCGGGGTTCGGCCGAGGCGGGGCGCGATCTCTATGCGCTGTTCGTCCGCGGCGAAATCATCCTGACCGACGCGGCCACCGCCGAAACCGTCAAGCTCATGGAAAACACCTTCCGCGACGTGAACATCGCGCTGGCCAACGAGTTTCTGCGGTTGGCCGAGCGTTCCGGCGTGGACGTGTGGGAAGCCATCGCCGCGGCCAACCGCCACCCGCGGGTGAATATCCTCCAGCCCGGTCCCGGCGTGGGCGGCCATTGCATCAGCGTCGATCCGTGGTTTTTGGTCGAAGCGGCGCCGGAACAAACCCCGCTCATCCGAACGGCGCGCGAAGTGAACGATTCTCAGCCGGCCTTCGTCGTCGACTACCTTGAGCAGGCCGTCGGAGGACTCTCCGGATGCAAGGTCGCCGTATTGGGCTTGACCTACAAACCGGACGTTGACGACGTCCGGGAAAGCCCGTCGCTTGAGGTTGTCCGCCTGCTCGACCGCCGCGGAGGGCGGGTTTCGGTTTACGATCCTCTGGCGCCTTCCGTCCCGCTATCCGGCGAACGTGCGCGCAGCGCTGCGGAGGCCGCGGACCAGGCGGACGCCCTGCTCCTGCTGGTGGCCCACCGGGAGCTGCGGCACCTCGCGCCGGAAGAACTGCGGGGACGGATTAAGCGGCGGCTGGCGGTCGACTGCCAGCACGCCTGGGACCGGACGCGGTGGGAAACGGCCGGCTTCGATTTCCGCGCCCTCGGCGACGGACACCGCCAGCCCAAGGTTCCATGA